Proteins co-encoded in one Ignavibacteria bacterium genomic window:
- the tnpA gene encoding IS200/IS605 family transposase yields the protein MQSKTFSQMYIHIVFSVREREKVLKSIFRQEVLKYITGIVSNKGHKMLEINGVEDHLHILLGLNPSQSVSELIRDIKANSAKFINEKKFLYGHFSWQEGYAAFSIGHSELDRIHNYIRNQEVHHLEESTMSERKRFYKAYGYDREELL from the coding sequence ATGCAGAGCAAAACATTCTCACAAATGTATATTCACATTGTATTTAGTGTTAGAGAACGGGAAAAGGTTCTAAAATCAATCTTTCGGCAGGAAGTCTTAAAATATATCACCGGAATTGTTTCGAACAAGGGACATAAGATGCTGGAAATCAATGGAGTAGAAGATCACCTTCATATCCTGCTTGGTTTAAATCCGTCTCAAAGTGTATCAGAACTGATTAGAGACATAAAGGCAAATTCTGCGAAGTTCATCAATGAAAAGAAGTTTCTGTACGGGCATTTTTCCTGGCAAGAAGGTTATGCTGCATTCTCAATTGGTCATTCTGAATTGGACAGAATTCACAATTATATTCGTAATCAGGAAGTGCATCATTTGGAAGAGAGTACGATGTCGGAGAGGAAAAGATTTTACAAAGCCTACGGTTATGATAGGGAAGAGTTGCTATAG
- a CDS encoding c-type cytochrome, protein MKKSLYSLLAVAVLTTVVITGCKAKDEKTPAAPTPTSQEDLVKRGKYLVAIAGCDDCHSPKVFGPKGPSPDPNLLLSGHPENVPLDAIDKNALKSWVLFNGMNTAAVGPWGVSFAANITSDETGIGTWTEQQFIKAMREGKYKGLDNTRPLLPPMPWPSYANMTDEDLKAVFAYLKTTKPVRNSVPAPIAMKDIK, encoded by the coding sequence ATGAAGAAAAGTCTTTATTCACTCCTTGCCGTTGCCGTTTTGACTACAGTAGTCATAACAGGATGCAAAGCCAAGGATGAAAAAACACCGGCAGCCCCAACACCAACATCTCAGGAAGACCTCGTAAAAAGAGGAAAATACCTCGTAGCCATCGCAGGTTGCGACGACTGCCACAGTCCCAAGGTTTTTGGTCCTAAAGGTCCATCACCCGATCCAAACCTTCTGCTCTCAGGACACCCCGAAAATGTACCTCTCGATGCAATCGACAAGAATGCTTTAAAATCATGGGTACTGTTCAACGGAATGAACACGGCAGCGGTCGGACCATGGGGAGTTTCATTTGCAGCTAACATTACTTCGGATGAGACAGGTATTGGAACCTGGACAGAACAGCAGTTCATCAAAGCGATGAGAGAAGGAAAATACAAAGGACTTGACAACACAAGACCTCTCCTTCCTCCAATGCCATGGCCATCATATGCCAACATGACAGATGAAGACTTAAAAGCGGTTTTTGCATATCTGAAGACAACAAAACCCGTCAGAAATTCTGTACCTGCACCAATTGCAATGAAGGATATAAAATAA